From one Solanum lycopersicum chromosome 12, SLM_r2.1 genomic stretch:
- the LOC101055579 gene encoding cytokinin dehydrogenase 3 isoform X2: protein MAKFFLSYGYNIIIFFIITHLMSILGKLKPWNPSIPYEILSLNISSKLSTNSHAIKESSKDFGKIIQEILPAAVLYPSCVNDIIDLIQFSYDLSVPFHVAAKGHGHSIRGQAMAKNGVIVEMSSLNNNNNENCGVRVSWDSDLGFYADVGGEQLWIDVLHNTLEYGLAPVSWTDYLYLTVGGTLSNAGISGQTFRYGPQISNVHEMDVITGKGELMTCSKDMNSELFFGVLGGLGQFGIITRARIVLDKAPTRVKWVRMLYDDFSKFTKDQEHLISIHNNGLDYVEGSLMMEQSSLNNWRSSFYSPSNQTKIASLLSKNKIMYCLEIVKYYDDQNANTIDKELKKLVKGLKYVGGFMFKKDVSFVEFLNRVRSGELELQSKGMWDVPHPWLNLFVPKSSIMHFNAAVFVDIILRQNKTNGPILVYPTSRKRYSQKLSFHPHPTPLDGMIGCQQ from the exons atggctaagttttttttatcctatggttataatattattattttctttattattactCATTTAATGTCCATTTTAGGAAAGTTAAAACCATGGAATCCTTCAATTCCTTATGAAATTCTTTCActtaatatttcatcaaaactTAGTACAAATTCTCATGCTATTAAAGAATCTTCCAAAgattttggaaaaattattcaagaaatattACCAGCTGCTGTTCTTTATCCTTCTTGTGTTAATGACATAATTGACCTCATACAATTTTCTTATGACCTTTCTGTCCCTTTTCATGTAGCAGCCAAAGGTCATGGACATTCCATTAGGGGACAAGCCATGGCAAAAAATGGGGTAATTGTGGAAATGagttctttaaataataataataatgagaattGTGGTGTTAGGGTTTCTTGGGATTCGGATTTAGGGTTTTACGCGGATGTTGGAGGTGAACAATTATGGATTGATGTTCTTCATAACACCCTAGAGTATGGCTTAGCACCTGTTTCATGGACAGATTATTTGTACCTTACCGTTGGTGGTACACTCTCTAATGCTGGAATTAGTGGTCAAACTTTTCGATATGGTCCTCAAATAAGTAACGTTCATGAGATGGATGTTATTACAG GTAAAGGGGAATTAATGACTTGCTCCAAAGATATGAATTCAGAATTGTTTTTTGGAGTTTTAGGAGGTTTGGGACAGTTTGGAATAATAACAAGAGCAAGAATTGTCTTGGATAAAGCACCAACAAGA gTGAAATGGGTGAGAatgttatatgatgatttcTCAAAATTCACAAAAGATCAAGAACATCTTATTTCAATTCATAATAATGGATTGGATTATGTTGAAGGCTCTCTAATGATGGAGCAAAGCTCTCTAAATAATTGGAGATCTTCATTTTATTCACCTTCCAATCAAACCAAAATTGCTTCATTattatccaaaaataaaatcatgtatTGCTTGGAAATAGTGAAGTACTATGATGACCAAAATGCTAATACTATTGATAAG GAGTTGAAGAAGTTGGTAAAAGGATTGAAGTATGTAGGTGGATTTATGTTCAAGAAAGATGTGAGTTTTGTGGAATTTTTGAATAGAGTTAGAAGTGGGGAATTAGAGTTACAATCAAAAGGAATGTGGGATGTTCCACATCCATGGCTCAATTTGTTTGTACCAAAGTCTTCTATCATGCATTTTAATGCTGCTGTTTTTGTGGACATAATCCTCAGACAAAACAAGACAAATGGACCCATACTTGTCTACCCAACAAGTAGGAAAAGGTACTCACAAAAACTATCATttcacccccaccccacccccttaG ATGGGATGATAGGATGTCAGCAATAA
- the LOC101244257 gene encoding translation initiation factor SUI1 family protein, with amino-acid sequence MAEKLQIVEVLYCGVCGLPAEYCEFGSEFEKCKPWLIQNAPDLYPDLVKDSNLKEADKVTDQLQSTSISEGSSTSKKEEVKRLPGGKIKKKDKQEIIIEKVTRNRRKSITTIKGLEIFGVKLTDASKKLGKKFATGASVVKGPTEKEQIDVQGDISYDIVDFITETWPDVPESAIFFIEDGKKVPAA; translated from the exons ATGGCGGAAAAGCTTCAAATAGTTGAGGTTCTATATTGTGGAGTTTGCGGTTTACCTGCTGAGTATTGTGAATTCGGATCCGAATTTGAGAAATGCAAACCCTGGTTGATCCAAAATGCACCCGATCTCTACCCGGACCTTGTTAAAG ATTCTAATTTGAAAGAAGCTGATAAGGTCACTGATCAGCTCCAGTCGACTTCAATCTCGGAAg GTTCTTCTACATCTAAGAAAGAAGAAGTCAAGCGCCTTCCTGGTGGAAAGATtaaaaagaaa GATAAACAGGAGATAATTATTGAAAAGGTCACCAGAAACAGACGAAAGAGTATCACTACCATCAAGGGCCTTGAAATCTTTG GTGTTAAACTAACTGATGCTTCGAAAAAGCTTGGTAAAAAGTTTGCTACTGGAGCTTCTGTGGTTAAG GGCCCGACTGAAAAGGAGCAGATCGATGTTCAAGGGGACATATCCTATGACATTGTGGACTTCATTACAGAAACCTGGCCAGAT GTTCCAGAGTCCGCAATATTCTTCATAGAAGACGGAAAAAAGGTTCCAGCTGCATAA
- the LOC101055579 gene encoding cytokinin dehydrogenase 3 isoform X3, with the protein MAKFFLSYGYNIIIFFIITHLMSILGKLKPWNPSIPYEILSLNISSKLSTNSHAIKESSKDFGKIIQEILPAAVLYPSCVNDIIDLIQFSYDLSVPFHVAAKGHGHSIRGQAMAKNGVIVEMSSLNNNNNENCGVRVSWDSDLGFYADVGGEQLWIDVLHNTLEYGLAPVSWTDYLYLTVGGTLSNAGISGQTFRYGPQISNVHEMDVITGKGELMTCSKDMNSELFFGVLGGLGQFGIITRARIVLDKAPTRVKWVRMLYDDFSKFTKDQEHLISIHNNGLDYVEGSLMMEQSSLNNWRSSFYSPSNQTKIASLLSKNKIMYCLEIVKYYDDQNANTIDKTKQDKWTHTCLPNK; encoded by the exons atggctaagttttttttatcctatggttataatattattattttctttattattactCATTTAATGTCCATTTTAGGAAAGTTAAAACCATGGAATCCTTCAATTCCTTATGAAATTCTTTCActtaatatttcatcaaaactTAGTACAAATTCTCATGCTATTAAAGAATCTTCCAAAgattttggaaaaattattcaagaaatattACCAGCTGCTGTTCTTTATCCTTCTTGTGTTAATGACATAATTGACCTCATACAATTTTCTTATGACCTTTCTGTCCCTTTTCATGTAGCAGCCAAAGGTCATGGACATTCCATTAGGGGACAAGCCATGGCAAAAAATGGGGTAATTGTGGAAATGagttctttaaataataataataatgagaattGTGGTGTTAGGGTTTCTTGGGATTCGGATTTAGGGTTTTACGCGGATGTTGGAGGTGAACAATTATGGATTGATGTTCTTCATAACACCCTAGAGTATGGCTTAGCACCTGTTTCATGGACAGATTATTTGTACCTTACCGTTGGTGGTACACTCTCTAATGCTGGAATTAGTGGTCAAACTTTTCGATATGGTCCTCAAATAAGTAACGTTCATGAGATGGATGTTATTACAG GTAAAGGGGAATTAATGACTTGCTCCAAAGATATGAATTCAGAATTGTTTTTTGGAGTTTTAGGAGGTTTGGGACAGTTTGGAATAATAACAAGAGCAAGAATTGTCTTGGATAAAGCACCAACAAGA gTGAAATGGGTGAGAatgttatatgatgatttcTCAAAATTCACAAAAGATCAAGAACATCTTATTTCAATTCATAATAATGGATTGGATTATGTTGAAGGCTCTCTAATGATGGAGCAAAGCTCTCTAAATAATTGGAGATCTTCATTTTATTCACCTTCCAATCAAACCAAAATTGCTTCATTattatccaaaaataaaatcatgtatTGCTTGGAAATAGTGAAGTACTATGATGACCAAAATGCTAATACTATTGATAAG ACAAAACAAGACAAATGGACCCATACTTGTCTACCCAACAAGTAG
- the LOC101055579 gene encoding cytokinin dehydrogenase 3 isoform X1, which yields MAKFFLSYGYNIIIFFIITHLMSILGKLKPWNPSIPYEILSLNISSKLSTNSHAIKESSKDFGKIIQEILPAAVLYPSCVNDIIDLIQFSYDLSVPFHVAAKGHGHSIRGQAMAKNGVIVEMSSLNNNNNENCGVRVSWDSDLGFYADVGGEQLWIDVLHNTLEYGLAPVSWTDYLYLTVGGTLSNAGISGQTFRYGPQISNVHEMDVITGKGELMTCSKDMNSELFFGVLGGLGQFGIITRARIVLDKAPTRVKWVRMLYDDFSKFTKDQEHLISIHNNGLDYVEGSLMMEQSSLNNWRSSFYSPSNQTKIASLLSKNKIMYCLEIVKYYDDQNANTIDKELKKLVKGLKYVGGFMFKKDVSFVEFLNRVRSGELELQSKGMWDVPHPWLNLFVPKSSIMHFNAAVFVDIILRQNKTNGPILVYPTSRKRWDDRMSAIIPEEETFYCVGLLHSSSGYNECKILDNQNEEILNYCDKVGLNIKQYLPHYKTKEDWIKHFGKKWNIFQQRKDLFDPKMILSPGQRIFN from the exons atggctaagttttttttatcctatggttataatattattattttctttattattactCATTTAATGTCCATTTTAGGAAAGTTAAAACCATGGAATCCTTCAATTCCTTATGAAATTCTTTCActtaatatttcatcaaaactTAGTACAAATTCTCATGCTATTAAAGAATCTTCCAAAgattttggaaaaattattcaagaaatattACCAGCTGCTGTTCTTTATCCTTCTTGTGTTAATGACATAATTGACCTCATACAATTTTCTTATGACCTTTCTGTCCCTTTTCATGTAGCAGCCAAAGGTCATGGACATTCCATTAGGGGACAAGCCATGGCAAAAAATGGGGTAATTGTGGAAATGagttctttaaataataataataatgagaattGTGGTGTTAGGGTTTCTTGGGATTCGGATTTAGGGTTTTACGCGGATGTTGGAGGTGAACAATTATGGATTGATGTTCTTCATAACACCCTAGAGTATGGCTTAGCACCTGTTTCATGGACAGATTATTTGTACCTTACCGTTGGTGGTACACTCTCTAATGCTGGAATTAGTGGTCAAACTTTTCGATATGGTCCTCAAATAAGTAACGTTCATGAGATGGATGTTATTACAG GTAAAGGGGAATTAATGACTTGCTCCAAAGATATGAATTCAGAATTGTTTTTTGGAGTTTTAGGAGGTTTGGGACAGTTTGGAATAATAACAAGAGCAAGAATTGTCTTGGATAAAGCACCAACAAGA gTGAAATGGGTGAGAatgttatatgatgatttcTCAAAATTCACAAAAGATCAAGAACATCTTATTTCAATTCATAATAATGGATTGGATTATGTTGAAGGCTCTCTAATGATGGAGCAAAGCTCTCTAAATAATTGGAGATCTTCATTTTATTCACCTTCCAATCAAACCAAAATTGCTTCATTattatccaaaaataaaatcatgtatTGCTTGGAAATAGTGAAGTACTATGATGACCAAAATGCTAATACTATTGATAAG GAGTTGAAGAAGTTGGTAAAAGGATTGAAGTATGTAGGTGGATTTATGTTCAAGAAAGATGTGAGTTTTGTGGAATTTTTGAATAGAGTTAGAAGTGGGGAATTAGAGTTACAATCAAAAGGAATGTGGGATGTTCCACATCCATGGCTCAATTTGTTTGTACCAAAGTCTTCTATCATGCATTTTAATGCTGCTGTTTTTGTGGACATAATCCTCAGACAAAACAAGACAAATGGACCCATACTTGTCTACCCAACAAGTAGGAAAAG ATGGGATGATAGGATGTCAGCAATAATACCAGAAGAAGAAACATTTTATTGTGTGGGACTTTTACATTCTTCAAGTGGATATAATGAATGCAAAATTTTGGAtaatcaaaatgaagaaatattaaattattgtgATAAAGTTGgcctcaatataaagcaatatcTTCCACATTACAAGACAAAAGAGGATTGGATCAAACATTTTGGTAAAAAATggaatatttttcaacaaagaaaagatcTATTTGATCCAAAGATGATTCTATCACCAGGACAAAGAATTTTTAATTAG
- the LOC101055579 gene encoding cytokinin dehydrogenase 3 isoform X4, with translation MAKFFLSYGYNIIIFFIITHLMSILGKLKPWNPSIPYEILSLNISSKLSTNSHAIKESSKDFGKIIQEILPAAVLYPSCVNDIIDLIQFSYDLSVPFHVAAKGHGHSIRGQAMAKNGVIVEMSSLNNNNNENCGVRVSWDSDLGFYADVGGEQLWIDVLHNTLEYGLAPVSWTDYLYLTVGGTLSNAGISGQTFRYGPQISNVHEMDVITGKGELMTCSKDMNSELFFGVLGGLGQFGIITRARIVLDKAPTRVKWVRMLYDDFSKFTKDQEHLISIHNNGLDYVEGSLMMEQSSLNNWRSSFYSPSNQTKIASLLSKNKIMYCLEIVKYYDDQNANTIDKMG, from the exons atggctaagttttttttatcctatggttataatattattattttctttattattactCATTTAATGTCCATTTTAGGAAAGTTAAAACCATGGAATCCTTCAATTCCTTATGAAATTCTTTCActtaatatttcatcaaaactTAGTACAAATTCTCATGCTATTAAAGAATCTTCCAAAgattttggaaaaattattcaagaaatattACCAGCTGCTGTTCTTTATCCTTCTTGTGTTAATGACATAATTGACCTCATACAATTTTCTTATGACCTTTCTGTCCCTTTTCATGTAGCAGCCAAAGGTCATGGACATTCCATTAGGGGACAAGCCATGGCAAAAAATGGGGTAATTGTGGAAATGagttctttaaataataataataatgagaattGTGGTGTTAGGGTTTCTTGGGATTCGGATTTAGGGTTTTACGCGGATGTTGGAGGTGAACAATTATGGATTGATGTTCTTCATAACACCCTAGAGTATGGCTTAGCACCTGTTTCATGGACAGATTATTTGTACCTTACCGTTGGTGGTACACTCTCTAATGCTGGAATTAGTGGTCAAACTTTTCGATATGGTCCTCAAATAAGTAACGTTCATGAGATGGATGTTATTACAG GTAAAGGGGAATTAATGACTTGCTCCAAAGATATGAATTCAGAATTGTTTTTTGGAGTTTTAGGAGGTTTGGGACAGTTTGGAATAATAACAAGAGCAAGAATTGTCTTGGATAAAGCACCAACAAGA gTGAAATGGGTGAGAatgttatatgatgatttcTCAAAATTCACAAAAGATCAAGAACATCTTATTTCAATTCATAATAATGGATTGGATTATGTTGAAGGCTCTCTAATGATGGAGCAAAGCTCTCTAAATAATTGGAGATCTTCATTTTATTCACCTTCCAATCAAACCAAAATTGCTTCATTattatccaaaaataaaatcatgtatTGCTTGGAAATAGTGAAGTACTATGATGACCAAAATGCTAATACTATTGATAAG ATGGGATGA
- the LOC101243673 gene encoding zinc finger CCCH domain-containing protein 64, giving the protein MAPLKILLCGDVLGRLNHLFKRVSSVNKAAGPFDALLCVGQFFPDSVEGIDEFNGYIEGRSKIPIPTYFIGDYGAGSPKILSEALKDPSNKGFKMEGLRVCDNLYWLKGSGKFSLNGLSVAYLSGRRTPSGTQFGTYSQDDVDALRALAEDPVTVDIFLTNEWPSGVTNGTTSKAPVEISDSSGSDPTVSELVTEIKPRYHVAGTVGVYFDREPYANVDALHVTRFLGLAPVGNKDKQKFIHAISPTPASTMSKTELSAKPPNATSCPYTNVDKAAQPDGATKRPGDGTSESQYWRYDVSKKKQKHGDGGGDRLCFKFASSGSCPRGNQCHFRHDEEASEQYSRGVCFDFLNKGKCEKGPDCNFKHSLQEEGDRSASGTASSNRSRECWFCLSSPNVESHLITSVGEYYYCALAKGPLTPDHVLIMPIEHTPNTLSLPLECEKELERLQSSLKAYFKKQGKEAVFFEFVRGSHANLQVVPIPSSRASAVRDIFNLAADKLGFKLSMVKEGRQALRTQFDRSCSLFYVEVPGGDILSHVIEENEKFPAQFGREVLAGLLNIADRADWRNCKVSKEEETKMAERFKNGFQEYDPNQ; this is encoded by the exons ATGGCTCCTCTCAAAATTCTCCTCTGTGGTGATGTACTCGGCCGTCTCAATCATCTATTCAAACGCGTTTCTTCG GTGAACAAGGCAGCTGGTCCATTTGATGCTCTTCTTTGCGTAGGCCAATTTTTTCCTGATTCAGTTGAGGGGATTGATGAATTCAATGGCTACATTGAGGGGCGTTCCAAGATTCCGATACCGACCTATTTCATTGGTGATTATGGTGCAGGGTCCCCAAAAATATTGTCAGAAGCATTAAAGGACCCGAGTAACAAAGGGTTTAAGATGGAGGGTTTAAGAGTCTGTGACAATTTGTACTGGTTGAAAGGAAGTGGGAAGTTTAGCCTTAATG GGTTATCTGTGGCATACTTATCTGGTAGGCGAACTCCAAGTGGAACTCAATTCGGAACATATAGTCAAGATGATGTTGATGCTTTGAGGGCTTTAGCAGAGGATCCAGTAACAGTAGACATCTTTCTTAC TAATGAGTGGCCCAGTGGAGTAACAAATGGAACGACATCAAAAGCTCCTGTAGAAATTTCTGATTCATCTGGGAGTGATCCCACAGTGTCAGAGTTGGTAACTGAGATTAAGCCTCG GTATCATGTTGCAGGAACTGTGGGTGTATACTTTGATCGTGAACCATATGCTAACGTTGATGCTCTACACGTAACTCGCTTTTTGGGCTTAGCTCCTGTTGGAAACAAAGATAAACAG AAATTCATTCATGCGATATCCCCCACTCCAGCATCAACAATGTCGAAAACTGAGCTTAGTGCAAAGCCACCAAACGCTACTTCATGTCCATATACAAATGTTGACAAAGCAGCCCAACCCGATGGAGCCACAAAGAGGCCCGGTGATGGTACTTCTGAGTCACAGTATTGGAGGTATGATGTATCCAAGAAAAAGCAGAAACATGGAGATGGTGGTGGTGACAGACTCTGCTTTAAATTTGCCTCTTCTGGCTCTTGTCCAAGAGGAAACCAGTGCCATTTTAGACATGATGAAGAGGCTTCAGAACAATACTCAAGAGGTGTGTGTTTTGACTTTCTCAACAAGGGGAAATGTGAAAAAGGTCCTGATTGCAACTTCAAGCACAGCTTGCAGGAAGAAGGTGACAGATCAGCATCTGGGACAGCAAGCTCTAATAG GTCAAGAGAATGCTGGTTTTGTTTGTCAAGCCCAAATGTTGAGTCACATCTCATCACTAGTGTCGGAGAATATTACTACTGTGCACTTGCTAAAGGACCTTTAACACCTGATCATGTGCTGATTATGCCTATTGAACACACACCCAATACGTTATCTCTGCCACTGGAATGTGAAAAGGAACTGGAACGACTTCAAAGCAGCCTCAAAGCTTACTTCAAAAAGCAAGGGAAGGAAGCAGTTTTCTTTGAGTTCGTGCGAGGAAGTCATGCCAATCTCCAG GTTGTTCCTATTCCCTCGTCCAGGGCATCTGCGGTTCGAGATATTTTTAACTTGGCTGCTGACAAATTGGGATTTAAGCTTTCTATGGTTAAAG AAGGAAGACAAGCGTTGCGGACACAGTTCGACAGAAGTTGCAGCTTATTTTATGTTGAAGTTCCTGGAGGTGATATTTTGTCACATGTTATTGAGGAGAATGAAAAATTCCCAGCTCAATTTGGTCGTGAG GTTTTAGCAGGCTTGTTGAATATAGCAGATAGAGCTGATTGGAGAAATTGTAAGGTTagtaaagaagaagaaactaaaaTGGCTGAGCGATTCAAGAACGGATTTCAAGAATATGATCCAAATCAATAG
- the LOC101055579 gene encoding cytokinin dehydrogenase 3 isoform X5: MAKFFLSYGYNIIIFFIITHLMSILGKLKPWNPSIPYEILSLNISSKLSTNSHAIKESSKDFGKIIQEILPAAVLYPSCVNDIIDLIQFSYDLSVPFHVAAKGHGHSIRGQAMAKNGVIVEMSSLNNNNNENCGVRVSWDSDLGFYADVGGEQLWIDVLHNTLEYGLAPVSWTDYLYLTVGGTLSNAGISGQTFRYGPQISNVHEMDVITGKGELMTCSKDMNSELFFGVLGGLGQFGIITRARIVLDKAPTRVKWVRMLYDDFSKFTKDQEHLISIHNNGLDYVEGSLMMEQSSLNNWRSSFYSPSNQTKIASLLSKNKIMYCLEIVKYYDDQNANTIDKRS; the protein is encoded by the exons atggctaagttttttttatcctatggttataatattattattttctttattattactCATTTAATGTCCATTTTAGGAAAGTTAAAACCATGGAATCCTTCAATTCCTTATGAAATTCTTTCActtaatatttcatcaaaactTAGTACAAATTCTCATGCTATTAAAGAATCTTCCAAAgattttggaaaaattattcaagaaatattACCAGCTGCTGTTCTTTATCCTTCTTGTGTTAATGACATAATTGACCTCATACAATTTTCTTATGACCTTTCTGTCCCTTTTCATGTAGCAGCCAAAGGTCATGGACATTCCATTAGGGGACAAGCCATGGCAAAAAATGGGGTAATTGTGGAAATGagttctttaaataataataataatgagaattGTGGTGTTAGGGTTTCTTGGGATTCGGATTTAGGGTTTTACGCGGATGTTGGAGGTGAACAATTATGGATTGATGTTCTTCATAACACCCTAGAGTATGGCTTAGCACCTGTTTCATGGACAGATTATTTGTACCTTACCGTTGGTGGTACACTCTCTAATGCTGGAATTAGTGGTCAAACTTTTCGATATGGTCCTCAAATAAGTAACGTTCATGAGATGGATGTTATTACAG GTAAAGGGGAATTAATGACTTGCTCCAAAGATATGAATTCAGAATTGTTTTTTGGAGTTTTAGGAGGTTTGGGACAGTTTGGAATAATAACAAGAGCAAGAATTGTCTTGGATAAAGCACCAACAAGA gTGAAATGGGTGAGAatgttatatgatgatttcTCAAAATTCACAAAAGATCAAGAACATCTTATTTCAATTCATAATAATGGATTGGATTATGTTGAAGGCTCTCTAATGATGGAGCAAAGCTCTCTAAATAATTGGAGATCTTCATTTTATTCACCTTCCAATCAAACCAAAATTGCTTCATTattatccaaaaataaaatcatgtatTGCTTGGAAATAGTGAAGTACTATGATGACCAAAATGCTAATACTATTGATAAG AGGAGTTGA